The following is a genomic window from Amycolatopsis acidiphila.
CCAGGCGTTCGCACGGGCCGCATCGTCCAAAGTGGAGTAAGAGCCGATGAGGTCGGCCGGCTTGAACAGGGCGTTGCCCGCGTTGGCCTGCACGTATGCGTCGAACTCGTCAGGGCCCATGCCGTCGCGGTCGTCGAAACCGAGCTTCAGCTCGACCTTGACGACGACCGGCCCGGCGCTCGGGTGGGCGGCGAGCCACGTCCGGATGTCGGCGAGGCAGGTGCCGAACGACTGGTCCCGGTTGCCGCCGTACAGGTTCGAGGCGGGCACGCAGTTGTTGTCGTTGCCGAGCGGGTTCTCGTGGCTGACCTGCCAGGTCTTGGTCAGGATGTTGTCCCAGACGTCCAGTTCGATCAGCGAGCTGCCGGCGTCGAGGCCCTGGGCGAGATAGCTGTAGGCATCCTTCGTGTACGTGTTGTGCACACCGACCGTCGTTGCCTCCGACAGCTTGAGCGTGCCGGTATCGGCCGCCATGGCCTGCGGCGCGGTGAGCAGTGCCGCGGCCAGCAGGAATCCCAGTGCTCGGACCAACCTCATCGGGGTCTCCTTCCCGTCGGGAAAACCCTGGCCGACGCGCGTTACGAGAAAATGGTTCACGTCTGACGGGAAGGTAGTACTACAGGGAACGTACGCGTTAGAGCCGTTCGTAGGGTGACGACCGGACGCCGTGCGTGGTCGAGCATCGACGGCATGACGACGCTGCAAGTGCGGGTCCGGCCGGTCGAGCGGGTGGCCTACCGGGTGGGCGCGATCCTGTTCCTGAGTGGTCTGGTCCACCTCGTCGTGCTGGTGGCCTCCGGCACCACGTGGGAGGGACCGCTGTCGTACCGGAAGGCGATGACGTTCGGGCTCTCCTTCGGGCTCACGCTGGCGACGCTCGCGTGGGCGACGTCCTTCCTGCGCATGAACGAAAGGACGCGGACCACGCTCCTCGGCGCCTTCACCGTGGTGAGTGTCGTCGAGGTCGCGCTCGTGACGATGCAGGTGTGGCGCGGCGTCCCGTCCCACTTCAACTTCGAGACCGGCTTCGACACCCTCGTGTCGATGACGCTCGCGCTCGGCGGCGCGGTGATCATCGTGACCGTCGCCGGGTTCACGGCCGCCGCGCTGCGCTCGACGAGCGGGCTGTCCCCGAGCATGCTGCTCGCACTGCGGTTCGGGCTGGTCGTCCTGATCGGCGCCCTGGCCGTCGGCGCGATCATGATCGCGGACGGGGTGCGCGTTTCCCGCGGCGGTGACCCACAGCTGGCGTACACCACCGCGGGCGCGTTGAAGCCCGTGCATTTCGTGGCCATGCACGCGATCCTCGTCGTCCCGGCCCTCGCGTGGCTGATGCGCTTCACGACCTGGCCGGAACGCCGCCGGACCCGCGTCATCCAGGCGACGGCCGTCCTCTACGCGATCGCCGTCGCGGGGACCTGGGTGGTGTTCGGCTAGAAGACCACCGTGCGGTTGCCGTGCACCAGGACACGGCTTTCCAGGTGCCAGCGCAGGCCGCGGGCGAGCGTGACCTTCTCGATGTCGCGGCCCTTGCGGACCAGGTCGGACACCGTGTCCCCGTGGTCGACGCGGATGACGTCCTGCTCGATGATCGGGCCCGCGTCGAGGTCCGCCGTGACGTAGTGGCAGGTGGCGCCGATCAGCTTGACGCCGCGCCGGTGCGCCTGGTGGTACGGCCGCGCCCCGATGAACGACGGCAGGAAGCTGTGGTGGATGTTGACCGCGCGCCCGGCCCACGCCACGCACAGGTCGGGCGGCAGGATCTGCATGAACCGCGCCAGCACGACCGCGTGCGGGTCGTGCTCGTCGACCAGCTTCCGGAGCTCCGCGAACGCCGCCGCCTTGTCGCCGGCCGGAAAAGGCACGTGGTGGAACGGAATGCCGTGCGCTCGCGTGATCCCCGCCAGCGAGTCGTGGTTGCCGATCACCGCGCGCACGTCGACGTCGAGCTCGCCCGACGCCACCCGGCCCAGCAGGTCGTACAGGCAGTGCCCGTCCTTCGACACCAGGATCACCACGCGGCGGCGGACCCCGGTGTCCTCGACCCGCCAGTTCGACTCCGCCGACAGCGACGACGCGACCTCCGCGAAACGGGTCCGCAACTCGTCGACGCCGAACGGCAGCGAGTCCGCGCGCACCTCCTGGCGGGTGAAGAACCAGCCGGTGTCCTGATCGGTGTGGTAGGCCGCTTCGACGATCCAACCGCCGGCGTCCGCGAGGAACGAGGACACCCGCGCGACGATGCCGGTGCGGTCTGGGCAGCCGAAGGTGATCACATAACGTCGTTCGGACACCCTGTCATCTTCCCCGGTGCAGCTCAGGGCGATGCGAGGGGCTCCAGCAGCGCCGTTTCCCCGGTGACCACGGCGCTGCTCGGCCGGCCCCAGACCCGCCGGTAGACCGCGTCCGCCGGACCGGCGATCGTCACGTCGGCCTCGACCTCGTCGGGGCTGATCGACGGCGGGGCGCCGGGCGCCAGCCGGACGGCCCAGGTGCGGGCGGCGTCGGTCGCGTGCAGCAGCACGGTGCCCTCGAACTCCGACTTCGACCAGTCCTGGCGCGTCGGCACCATCCACGCGATCAGCTCGTCGATGCCGTCCGCGGCGAACTCGGGGTCGAAGACCAGGGTTGGCTCGGCGTTCAGCGCGTGCTCGCCGTCCAGCCGGTGGATGGCGGCCTCATGCGCCTGCCGCCGCGCCCACGAGCCCGCCACCTGCGGGTATCGCGTGAACGGCAGCCAGGCCGGCGCCTGCGCGTCGGTGAGGTTGTCGAGCATGGTCGTGCGCCGGCCGTCCCACCAGGCCAGCAGCTCGTCCCAGTCCTCGGGCGGGCGATCGGGCTTGACGTCCTTTCCGCTCGGATCGGCCAGCGCCTTGACCACCCAGGACTGGACCCGGCCGAGATGACCGACCAGGCGGCTAACGGTCCACCTCGGGCACGTGGGCACGGTGGCCTCCGGGCCGGCTGCCAGTGCTGCCGAGCGCAGGGCATCGCAATGGGTCCGGATCGCCGTCAGAAAGTCCTCGTGCCGCATGCCGCGAGCGTATCCGGCGCACGAGCTCGATCGCGCCCACCAGGAGCAGGCCGATCGCGAACGACAGCACCAGCCCCTTGCCGGGCGAGTCGGCGAACGCCATCCCGCCCACACAACCGATACACACGCTGTATACCGCCCATATACACGTGCCGAGCACGTCGAGCGCGACGAACCGGGACCACGGCACGCCCATGCTGCCGGTCGCCAGGCCGCTCGCGACGCGCCCGCCGGGCAGGTACCGGGCCGCGACGATCAGCAGCGCGTTGTGCCGGTCCACCTGCGTCTGCGCCCACTCGTAGCGGGCCTGCCCGCGTTCACCGCGTTGCAGCCGGGCGAGCATCCGCGGCCCCGCACGGCGGCCGATCCAGTGGGACAGGCAGTCGCCGGCCAGCGCGCCGAGCGCGGCCGTCGCGACCAGCAGGGCCAGCCGCGGCAGGTCGGGCCCCAGCAGCACCGCGACCGTCACCACCGTGGTCTCGCTGGGCATGAACGGCAGCAGCGCGTCGAGCGCGGACACCGCGAACACGATCAGCCACAACCACGGCGAGGCGAGTGTCCCCCGGAGCAGCTCGCTGATGCTGTCCAGCAGCTCAAACATGAGCGGCCTGACGGATGCCGCGAGGCCGTGCGGAGGTGAGGACCGACCGGACACTCGCTTCGGCCCGCGCGGCCAGCTCGCGCCGGTCGCCGTCGGGCTCGAACGCGTCGTGCGCCGTCACCCGGACCTGCAGGTCGCTCGCCTGAGTCACCCGCCGCAGCGAAGCGAGCAACGTGTCGTCGCCGACGAAGGACGCCACCGTGCTCGGCTCGTCGCCCTGCAGGTATTCGAAGGTCAGCGGCCGGATCGGCGCCCGCGCGTCGATGGCCGCCTGGAACGGGGCCCGGCGGAACTCGCCGCCACCGCACCGGCCGCACCACGTCGTGCCCTCGGGGAACACCAGCACCGACCTGCCGGAACGCAGTGCGCCCGCCAGGTCGGCGACGACGGCAGGCAGTCCCCTCAGCTCGTTCCGGCCGATGAACATGGTCCCGCACCGCCGGGCGAGCCCGCCGATGAGCGGCCAGCGGCCGACCTCGCGCTTGGCAAGGAACGCGGTCGGCTCGATCGCCAGCGCGGTGACGATGTCCAGCCAGGACAGGTGGTTCGCGACGATCAGCGAACCACGCGCATCGGGCGCGGCGAGCCGGTCGTTGTCGGTCGCCACCTCGACCCCCAGTTCCGTGAGCAGCCGCCGCGCCGGCGGACGAAGGCCGCCGTTTCGCACGGCGGAACCCGCGCCCGCCAGCACCGTGAGCGCCCCGCGCCACCGCCGCACAGCTTGCATTGTGGTCACGTCAGGTCGCGTTGAGGTGACGCAGCGCGGTGTACACGGTGAACAGATGGCCCACGGGTTCATCCGGCGTCCTCGAAGAAGTACCGCCGGTACCGCTCGCCGACCTGGTCGAACGACAGCAGGGTGAAGAAGTCCGCGACGGCGAACTCGGGGTCGTGTGCGGGCGGCCCGCAGACCCACGCGCCGAGCCGGAGGTAGCCGCGCAACAGCGGGGGCACGGCCGCGTAGGTCGGCCGCTGTCGGGTGCGGGGCAAGGGAATCCACGGCCGGTGCGGTTCGACGCGCAGCTCCGGCGGAGCGAGGTGCTTGGCCCGGGTCAGCTCCCAGGTGTTCGCCGCCGCGACGCCGCCGTCGGCCAGCGACACCGAGGCGCAGCCGGCGAGATGGCGGTAGCCGGCCGACTGCACGTACCGGCCCATCGTCGCCCACATCAGGTTGATCACCGCGCCGCTGCGGTGCTCGGGATGCACGCAGGACCGGCCGATCTCGACGAGCTCCGGCCGCACCGGCGGGAGCGCGTCGAGCGCGAATTCTCCTTGTGCGTAAAGCCGTTCGCCGCGTCCAGGCAGCAGCATCCGGTAGGTCCCGACCACTTCGCCGTCGTGCAGCACGGCAAGGTGCTCGCAGATGTCGTCGAACTCGTCCCGGTCCTCCGTCGTGCCGAACTCGGCCGAGAACACCTGCTGCCGCAGGTTCTGACAAGCGGCGACGAGCGCCGGATCGGTGGTGACCACCGCCTGGTACCGGGTGTCGATGAGCGTTGTCATGGGCTGATCGTGGACCCGTCGATCAGTCCCTCACCAGGCATTTCGGGCTATATCGGGGAGAAGTCGGGGATCGCCCGTACCGGTGACCCTCGGGAAAAGGTGGGGCTGTCCCTATTCACAGCGGTGCGACCGTGTGCCACGGCACGGTCAGCTCGCCGAGCCGCCAGCGCCGTGGGCCGTCGAGCACCGGCCACCCGCGGGCCCGCAGCAGGTCGATCGTCCGCAGCCAGCGGAAGCGTACGCCGAACGCCTGGTGCGGCGCCGCGGCCGTCCAGCAACTGTCCAAAAGCGACAGGAATTCGTGGACCGGCTCGCCGGGAACGTTGCGGTGGATGAGCGCCTTCGGCAGCCGTTCGGCCACTGTGGACGGTCGGTCGAGGGTGCTGAGCTTGTAGGACACCGTCAGGCTCAACGGACCGTCCGGCGAGAGGGCCACCCAGGAGCTGAGCCTGCCGATCTCGTCGCAGGTGCCCTCGACGAGCAGTCCGCCGGGCGCCATCCGGTCGAGGATCAGCTTCCACGCGCCGGGCACCTCGTCCTCGGCGTACTGCCGCAGCACGTTGAACGCGCGGACGACGACGGGCCTAGCGTCCGCGAGCTCGAACCCGCCCTGGCGGAAGTCCAGCCACGGTGGCTCGGCAAGGGGCAACGCGGCCGCGACCCGTTCGGGATCGAGCTCGAGACCGAGTACCCGAACCCGCGCACAGATCGTATGCAACCTGTGTGCGAGCTCCATGGTCGTGATGCCGGACGCGCCGTACCCGAGGTCGACCACCAGGGGGTCCGCCGCGTGGCGCAGGAGGGCGGCGACGCGTGGCGAAGCGGTGAGCCAGCGGTCCACCCGGCGCAGGCGGTTGGGGTTGGTGGTTCCTCGGGTCGGGGTGCCTAGGAGTTTTCCGCGAGCCACTGCGCGGACAACTCGACCTCGCGCTTGAGCAGCTTGGTGATCTGGTCCGCGACGAAGCCCTCGAGCTTGCCCCCGACGAGCGGGATGCGGATCTTCACCTCCCCGTTCGCGCGCAGCACGGTCTTTCCGCCCTCGGCTCTGAGTTCGGTGCGGACGTTGATCTCGCCGGGCACGCCGCTCACCGTGCCCCTGGCTATCCCGGTGTACCCCTCGCCCGTGCGGGTCCAGTTCTCCTGCCGGTCCACGGCAAGGTCCCCGCTGTGCAGGCTGCGCACGATCGACGGCAGCTTGTCGGCACCTACGCCCTGGCGCAGGCTGAAGCGGACGCCCTCCGCGGTCGGCGTGTAGTCGAGCAGGGCCGCGTTCTCGCCGCCGGCCTCGGCCAGCCGGGCCCGCAGCGCCGGCTCGCTCGTCTGGGCGGCGAACACCTCGTCAACGCCTTGCGAGAACACGGCGTGGTGCTCGATACGGGATGCCATGACCGGAGACAGTACCGTTTGACCCCGTGACACCAGTCGAAACCCGGACCGCCCTGGCCGAGCACACGACGCTGCGCCTGGGCGGCCCCGCCCGCCGGTTCGTCGTCGCCGAGACCACGGAAGACCTGCTCAGCGCGGTCCACGCGGCCGAGGACCGGGTGCTCCTGCTCGGCGGCGGCTCGAACCTGGTGGTCGGCGACGACGGGTTCGACGGCACGGTGGTCAAGATCGCGACCCGCGGCTGGCGCGTCGACGGCGAGACCGTCGAGGTCGCCGCCGGGCAGAACTGGGACGAGTTCGTCGCCGCGATGGTCGAGGCGGGCCTCGGCGGCCTCGAATGCCTCTCCGGCATCCCCGGCTCGGTGGGCGCGACCCCCATCCAGAACGTCGGCGCCTACGGCTGTGAGGTCGCCGACCTGCTGACCTCGGTCGAGTGCTACGACCGGCGCACCGGCGAGACCGGCACGATGAGCGCCACCGACCTGGGGTTCGCCTACCGGACCAGCGTGCTCAAGGGCACGGACGCCGGGATCGTGCTCAGCGTCCGGTTCGCCCTGCGCGGCGACGGCCTGTCCGCCCCGGTCCGCTACGCCGAGCTGGCCCGGACGCTCGGCGTCGAACTCGGCGCCCGGGTGCCCGCCGCCGACGCCCGGCAGGCCGTGCTCACGCTGCGGCGGGGCAAGGGCATGGTCCTCGACGCCGCCGACCACGACACGTGGAGCGCGGGCTCCTTCTTCACCAACCCGATCGTGCCGGAGGCCGAGCTGGCGCCGGTGCTGGCGCGGATCGCGGAGGCAGTGGACACGCCGGTGCCGCAGTACCCGGCAGACGGCGGGGTGAAGCTCTCCGCCGCGTGGCTGATCGAGCGCGCCGGCTTCCGCAAGGGCCACGAGGGCCCCGGCGGCCGGGTCACGCTGTCGACGAAGCACACCCTGGCGCTGACCAACCGGGGCGACGCCAGCACCGCCGACCTGCTCGCGCTGGCCGCGGAGGTCCGCGACGGCGTCCGCGCGAAGTTCGGCGTGACCCTCCACCCGGAACCGCTGCTGATCAACTGCTCACTCTGAGCGGAACGTCCGGGAGCCGTTGAGCTGCGCACGCGGCTTGAGCACGATCGAGTCCAGGTTCACGTGTGACGGCCGGGTCGCCGCGAACGCGATCACCTCGGCGACGTCCTGCGGGGACAGCGGCGTGACGCCCTGGTAGACCTTCGCCGCGCGCTCGGTGTCGCCGCCAAACCGGTTGGCCGAGAAGTCCGTCTCGACCATGCCCGGGATGATCTCGGTGATCCGCACCGGGTCGCCGAGGTGCTCCGAGCGCAGCGTCTGGTGCAGCGCCGCCTGCGCGTGCTTGGCCGCCGTGTAGCCCGAACCGCCGTCGTACACCTCGTGCCCGGCGATCGAGGTCACAGTGATCACGTGCCCGTCGCCGGAGGAGATGAGCTTGGGCAGCAACGCCTTCGTGAGCCGCAGCGTGCCCAGCACGTTGGTCTCCCACATCCAGCGCCAGTTGTCCTCGTCGGCGTCGACGACGCGCTCGAGCCCGCGGGCACCGCCCGCGTTGTTCACCAGGACGTGGCATTCTGGAATCCGCTGGACAAAAGCGGCAACCGAGGCGGGGTCGGTGACGTCCAGTGAGTGGGCGGTACCGGACAGCTCGGCGGCCAGCTTCTCCAGGCGGTCGAGCCTGCGGGCGCCGAGCACGACGTGGAAACCGGCCGCGGCCAGGGCGCGAGCGGTGGCTTCGCC
Proteins encoded in this region:
- a CDS encoding methyltransferase domain-containing protein, giving the protein MARGKLLGTPTRGTTNPNRLRRVDRWLTASPRVAALLRHAADPLVVDLGYGASGITTMELAHRLHTICARVRVLGLELDPERVAAALPLAEPPWLDFRQGGFELADARPVVVRAFNVLRQYAEDEVPGAWKLILDRMAPGGLLVEGTCDEIGRLSSWVALSPDGPLSLTVSYKLSTLDRPSTVAERLPKALIHRNVPGEPVHEFLSLLDSCWTAAAPHQAFGVRFRWLRTIDLLRARGWPVLDGPRRWRLGELTVPWHTVAPL
- a CDS encoding UDP-N-acetylmuramate dehydrogenase, giving the protein MTPVETRTALAEHTTLRLGGPARRFVVAETTEDLLSAVHAAEDRVLLLGGGSNLVVGDDGFDGTVVKIATRGWRVDGETVEVAAGQNWDEFVAAMVEAGLGGLECLSGIPGSVGATPIQNVGAYGCEVADLLTSVECYDRRTGETGTMSATDLGFAYRTSVLKGTDAGIVLSVRFALRGDGLSAPVRYAELARTLGVELGARVPAADARQAVLTLRRGKGMVLDAADHDTWSAGSFFTNPIVPEAELAPVLARIAEAVDTPVPQYPADGGVKLSAAWLIERAGFRKGHEGPGGRVTLSTKHTLALTNRGDASTADLLALAAEVRDGVRAKFGVTLHPEPLLINCSL
- a CDS encoding GNAT family N-acetyltransferase translates to MTTLIDTRYQAVVTTDPALVAACQNLRQQVFSAEFGTTEDRDEFDDICEHLAVLHDGEVVGTYRMLLPGRGERLYAQGEFALDALPPVRPELVEIGRSCVHPEHRSGAVINLMWATMGRYVQSAGYRHLAGCASVSLADGGVAAANTWELTRAKHLAPPELRVEPHRPWIPLPRTRQRPTYAAVPPLLRGYLRLGAWVCGPPAHDPEFAVADFFTLLSFDQVGERYRRYFFEDAG
- a CDS encoding DedA family protein; this translates as MFELLDSISELLRGTLASPWLWLIVFAVSALDALLPFMPSETTVVTVAVLLGPDLPRLALLVATAALGALAGDCLSHWIGRRAGPRMLARLQRGERGQARYEWAQTQVDRHNALLIVAARYLPGGRVASGLATGSMGVPWSRFVALDVLGTCIWAVYSVCIGCVGGMAFADSPGKGLVLSFAIGLLLVGAIELVRRIRSRHAARGLSDGDPDPLRCPALGSTGSRPGGHRAHVPEVDR
- the purU gene encoding formyltetrahydrofolate deformylase; the protein is MSERRYVITFGCPDRTGIVARVSSFLADAGGWIVEAAYHTDQDTGWFFTRQEVRADSLPFGVDELRTRFAEVASSLSAESNWRVEDTGVRRRVVILVSKDGHCLYDLLGRVASGELDVDVRAVIGNHDSLAGITRAHGIPFHHVPFPAGDKAAAFAELRKLVDEHDPHAVVLARFMQILPPDLCVAWAGRAVNIHHSFLPSFIGARPYHQAHRRGVKLIGATCHYVTADLDAGPIIEQDVIRVDHGDTVSDLVRKGRDIEKVTLARGLRWHLESRVLVHGNRTVVF
- a CDS encoding DUF2505 domain-containing protein; its protein translation is MASRIEHHAVFSQGVDEVFAAQTSEPALRARLAEAGGENAALLDYTPTAEGVRFSLRQGVGADKLPSIVRSLHSGDLAVDRQENWTRTGEGYTGIARGTVSGVPGEINVRTELRAEGGKTVLRANGEVKIRIPLVGGKLEGFVADQITKLLKREVELSAQWLAENS
- a CDS encoding phosphatidylinositol-specific phospholipase C domain-containing protein — protein: MRLVRALGFLLAAALLTAPQAMAADTGTLKLSEATTVGVHNTYTKDAYSYLAQGLDAGSSLIELDVWDNILTKTWQVSHENPLGNDNNCVPASNLYGGNRDQSFGTCLADIRTWLAAHPSAGPVVVKVELKLGFDDRDGMGPDEFDAYVQANAGNALFKPADLIGSYSTLDDAARANAWPTRSALDGKMILEVIPGTVEQSNPTDTLHTDVEYATYLKNLKAAGTLANATAFASVLGAKSGDPRTQYADTSIRPWFVFFDGDAGAYIDGGIDTSWYDANHYFLIMTDAQNVSPAIDGTNPTVQQATDRVHLLASHHASIASADWRTLTTVLPLVLPRG
- a CDS encoding SDR family NAD(P)-dependent oxidoreductase, producing the protein MSERTAVITGASAGIGEATARALAAAGFHVVLGARRLDRLEKLAAELSGTAHSLDVTDPASVAAFVQRIPECHVLVNNAGGARGLERVVDADEDNWRWMWETNVLGTLRLTKALLPKLISSGDGHVITVTSIAGHEVYDGGSGYTAAKHAQAALHQTLRSEHLGDPVRITEIIPGMVETDFSANRFGGDTERAAKVYQGVTPLSPQDVAEVIAFAATRPSHVNLDSIVLKPRAQLNGSRTFRSE
- a CDS encoding maleylpyruvate isomerase family mycothiol-dependent enzyme, which encodes MRHEDFLTAIRTHCDALRSAALAAGPEATVPTCPRWTVSRLVGHLGRVQSWVVKALADPSGKDVKPDRPPEDWDELLAWWDGRRTTMLDNLTDAQAPAWLPFTRYPQVAGSWARRQAHEAAIHRLDGEHALNAEPTLVFDPEFAADGIDELIAWMVPTRQDWSKSEFEGTVLLHATDAARTWAVRLAPGAPPSISPDEVEADVTIAGPADAVYRRVWGRPSSAVVTGETALLEPLASP
- a CDS encoding lysophospholipid acyltransferase family protein: MQAVRRWRGALTVLAGAGSAVRNGGLRPPARRLLTELGVEVATDNDRLAAPDARGSLIVANHLSWLDIVTALAIEPTAFLAKREVGRWPLIGGLARRCGTMFIGRNELRGLPAVVADLAGALRSGRSVLVFPEGTTWCGRCGGGEFRRAPFQAAIDARAPIRPLTFEYLQGDEPSTVASFVGDDTLLASLRRVTQASDLQVRVTAHDAFEPDGDRRELAARAEASVRSVLTSARPRGIRQAAHV